The Lactobacillus sp. ESL0680 DNA segment AACCATGTCCTTTGAGTCCTTAAGGCCAAGACCAGTAATGTCACGAACAACCTTAATAACTTTAACCTTTTCTTGACCTGCTTCAGTCAATTCAACATCGTAACTTGACTTAGCAGCAGCTTCGGCACCAGCACCTGCAGCAGCAACTGGAGCAGCAGCAGTAACATCAAATTCATCTTCAATAGCCTTTACAAGGTCATTTAATTCAAGAATTGAAGCACCTTTTAAGTCTTCAATAATCTTTTCAGTATCTAAAGCCATATTTAAGTATCCTCCGAAAAATTAGTATTAGATATATTTACAATCTTTATTATTCTGCAGCTTCGTCTTTTGAATCAGCAACAGCTTTAACAACACATGCGAAGTCGCGAACTGGAGCTTGCAATACAGATACAAGCATTGACAGTAAGCCTTCGCGGCCAGGAATAGCAGCAAGTTCCTTGATTTCTTCTTTAGAAGTCAATTTACCTTCAAGCATACCACCCTTGATGTCCAAAACTTCAAAGTTATCTTCGTATTTAGAAACAATGCGTGCAGGTTCAGTAATGTCATCAGCGTTGTCAGTGTAAACAACAGCAGTAGGGCCAACAAAAGTGTCGTCAAGTCCTTCAATACCAGCCTTAACAGCGGCACGCCTTAAATAAGTGTTCTTGATAACCTTCATCTTAACATCGTTTTCACGAAGTTCCTTACGCATAGCAGTAACTTCTTCAACAGTTAAACCAAGGTAGTCAATAATTAAGATAGCCTTTGCAGCTTTAAGTTCTTCAGCAAAAGCATCAACAAGCTTTTCCTTTGCAGCAATAGCAGCTTTACTCAATCTAATTCACC contains these protein-coding regions:
- the rplL gene encoding 50S ribosomal protein L7/L12; translation: MALDTEKIIEDLKGASILELNDLVKAIEDEFDVTAAAPVAAAGAGAEAAAKSSYDVELTEAGQEKVKVIKVVRDITGLGLKDSKDMVDGAPKNVKEGVSEDEANDIKSKLEEVGATVTLK
- the rplJ gene encoding 50S ribosomal protein L10, with product MSKAAIAAKEKLVDAFAEELKAAKAILIIDYLGLTVEEVTAMRKELRENDVKMKVIKNTYLRRAAVKAGIEGLDDTFVGPTAVVYTDNADDITEPARIVSKYEDNFEVLDIKGGMLEGKLTSKEEIKELAAIPGREGLLSMLVSVLQAPVRDFACVVKAVADSKDEAAE